GGTCATGCGATCGGCAGGATCACCTTCCTGAAAGACCTCCTGGCCGGCAGAGAGCTTCTGCTCGGTGCCATTTTCGGCAAGCCAGAGATAATCAGCGTCGGTGAGCCCATCCAGAGCCTCGACGCGGCGCAGCGCAACGATGATCTCATCGACCGGGGTACAGGCGGGGGTGGGTGCTTCCGGAGTAGCGGTAGCCATGCGTGCAAACTCTCCTCGAGCTTTCAACTACTGATGTTAGCTGAAGCTTAGACGGAGTTCCGGATGATTGGCAGCGAACGGTGGAAAGTTGACGCTGAGATGTCGAAACTTCGCCTTCACAAGGGCATACGCGGGGCAGGATGCGATGGTTCCAAAAAGGCAAGACCAGCCCCGGCGTCATGCCGGGGCTGGAAGGAGCTACTCGACAATACCGGAGTCATTTCCAGCGCCGCTGCCGGCCTTGGTAAGCTGCCATCCCTGCGTGGTGTTCGTCAGGGTAGCCGTCGCGGATCGGGGTCCTGCCAGAGCAGTCTGAATGGAAGGAAATGCGGTCTGCGTTTCCGCGGCCTTTGCCCAGTCAGGAACACTGTCGAGGGTGTAGTGGTACGCGACACTCGTGGTGGCTCCCGGCTGATCGTTGGTCGGCGTGTTGCTGTCGATGGAGCTGACCTTGCGGTGGCCATAGCAGAAGTTGCCATAGCCGGGCTGCGAGGAATCGGCTGTCCATGCGGAGCGGCCCTTCTCGCTGACGTCGTAGTTGTTCATCTGCTTGGAGACGATGATGATCTTTTTCTCGGTGGAGGTACGCGTCAGCAGTCCCTGGTCAACGAGCGCATCGAACTGGCGGGTCTTGTCGTCATCCGAGTGCGCTACCTGCACGGGAAACTGCTGGGGCGTGCTCCATACACAGGACGGGTGCGCGGCGTAGTAGGTGTCAATGGCACCGGCATAGTTGGGCTTCACGTCGTCTGTCTTTTTGCAGGCAGTCAAGGCGAAGGTCAGAGCACTGACGGAAAGGGCGGCAACCTGCAAACGCTGTTTCATCTTCCGGTTCATGGAGGCTTAGTTGCCCGCGCGGGAATTGAAGTTGTCATGCGGAAGGGATTTCTTTCTTGTCCTGAGGCCTCGGTGCGGCTGGTTCTAGAGGATGGGGGGAGCACTCCTCCACTGGTTGCCAGAGTTGAGGTGCGGATGAAGAAGACTGTTCCGGAAGAGTCTGCCAGTGCACGGATCGACGCGACGATTGGGGAGCTCGAAGACTGGCGTGGAGAGATGTTCGCTCTGGTGGTGAGTAAGCGGATGCAGCCGCTGGCTAGGCCGTCTCCACGCTGCAAGCCTCCAGCAGCGGCTGGAACAGCGGCGGGTCTTCTTCATCCTGGAAGTTGCTGAGCCCCACCCCGACGAGACGGAAGAGCGAGTCCTGCTGAACCTCTACGCGGTCGAAGAGTGAGAGGGCAGCCATGGCCAGCTCCTCCTCCGTGGAGGGCATGGCGAGCGGAGTCATGCTCCTGGTCAGGGTTTCAAACTGAGCCGTCTTGAGCTTTAGAACGATGGTTCGTGCCCGACGCGCGTTTGCGCTGGAGGCGGCCCATACTTTTTTCGCCAGCTTGCGCAGGGCTTCTTCTGTCTCGCGCAATGGAATATCGGCGGGGAAGGTATCTTCCGCGGAAATCTGCTTGCGGATGCGGTTGGGGACAACGGGGCTATGGTCGATGCCTTGCGCCAGACGGAAGAGGCGCTGGCCAAAGCGGCCAAAGACAGCCTCAAGCTCCGGTAGTTGTTTTTGCCGGACGTCGCCAACTGTCCTGATGCCAGCCTGCAGCAGAGACTGCTCGGTGACTTTGCCGACGCCGGGGATCCGGCCGATGGGCAGATCTCGCAGAAACTCCACAACCTCGTGCGGCTGGATGACGAAGAGTCCGTCGGGCTTTCTCCAGTCCGATGCGATCTTCGCCAGGAATTTATTCGGAGCGACCCCGGCGGAAGCGGTCAGGTTCAGCTCCTGCCGGATGGCCTCGCGAATCCGGCTGGCCACCTTTGTGGCGGTTGGCAGGCCGCTCTTGTTGGTCGTGACGTCGAGGTAGGCCTCATCCAGCGAGAGCGGCTCGATCAGGTCTGTGTGCCGGCTGAAGATCTCGCGTACGGCGACAGAGACTGCTTTGTATCGGGGAAAGTCGGGGGGAAGGAAGATCGCCTGCGGGCACAGCCGCTCGGCGCGCAGCGCGGGCATCGCGGAGCGCACACCGAACTGCCGCGCTTCGTAGGAGGCGGCACAAACTACGGACCGGGCACCGCGCCATGCAACCACGACCGGCCGTCCCTTAAGCGAAGGGTCATCGCGCTGCTCCACGGAGGCGTAGAACGCGTCCATGTCCACGTGGACAATCTTGCGAGGCTGCGATTCGGAAGAACCTTCCAGAACGGTCATTGCGCGAACACTCACCCGTGCGATCCGGAGCCGGTTCAGGCTCCAGATCTATTCTGGCATATTCGCTTCTTGTTCGCCTTGGGAAAGTGGGGGGCTCTCTAAATCGCGGCGACCGGATCGAGGGCAATTTCTTCAAAGGTAAGGTTCTCGGCGGGATGGCCGGTCTGTTCTTTCCAGGAAAGGAACAGGCGTCCATAGCTGTCCGTGATGGAGCCGTCATCCGGGATGCCGAGACCGGCGAGCATGGCGTCAATCCACTCCGGCGCGCCTTCCAGTTCAGCCCAGGTGCCGATCGGGGTCTCGTCGATGACCATATGACCGCCGCTGCCGGAGTGCAGCCACTCTTCGCGGTACTTTTCGTAGCGGAAGGCAGGTGCGTAGCCCAGGTGTTCGAAGACTTCACCCAGCGCGGGGCCGTCGGTGACTTCGGTCTCAGTCTCGTAGCGCAGTTTGAAGCGGGTATCCAGCGGGTGCTCCTCGCTGGGAGGGCGCTTGTAGGTCAGCGTCCAGCGGCCGCCGTAGTTGCGGATGCGCAGAATCTGTTTCCGCTCGCGCAGGGCGCGGTCTGGCGTATCGTACAGCGTGTTCTGTTCGAAGGTACGCGGGGTGAGGAGGGTGAGTCCGAGGGCAGGGAGTTGAGCGCGGAGGGTTTCTACGGAAAGTACGGCGAACTTCAGCTCAATCTCGGCTGAGGACATGCTCGAAGTATAGGCCCGTTTCTTCTTCGGCGGCTAGGATGGAACATGTGGATTTTGTGAACGAAACGAAACGATTCCGGGAAACAGATGCCGATATAGCCCAGGCGGCGGAGATCCTTCGACACGGAGGAACGGTCGCCCTGCCTACGGAGACGGTGTATGGGCTGGGAGCCAATGCGATGGACCCGTCTGCGGTGGCGAAGATCTTTGCCGCGAAGGAGCGCCCCAACTGGGATCCGCTGATCGTGCATGTGTCGGATGAGACGATGCTTCATCGCGTGGTGCGGGAGGTTTCGCCCGCGGGGCAGAAGCTGATGGACGCTTTCTGGCCGGGGCCGTTGACGCTGCTTTTGCCGAAGTCGGATGCCGTGCCGGAGAGCGTGACGGCTGGCCGCTCACTGGTGGGTGTGAGAATGCCGCGTCACCGGGTGATGCTGAGGGTGATCCGTGAGGCTGGGGTGCCGGTAGCCGCGCCCAGCGCCAACCGCTTTGGCCGCACCAGCCCAACGACCGCCGCGCACGTCCTGGAGGACCTGGACGGCCGCATGGACGCCATTGTGGACGGCGGGGCGACCGAGGTCGGCGTGGAGTCGACGGTGGTCGATCCGTCGCAGAGCCCGATGGTCGTCTACCGGCCGGGAGCGGTGACGCTGGAGATGCTGCAGGCCGCAACCGGCATTCCGGCGGTGTTGTTTGATCCTCCTGCCACACAGCAGCAGCCCGAAAGCCTGCCCTCGCCGGGGGTGGGTATACGGCACTATGCCCCGCGCGCGCGGCTGCTGCTGGTCAAAGATGAGGCGGCGCTGGCGGAAACGGTGAA
Above is a genomic segment from Terriglobus tenax containing:
- the dinB gene encoding DNA polymerase IV; its protein translation is MSVRAMTVLEGSSESQPRKIVHVDMDAFYASVEQRDDPSLKGRPVVVAWRGARSVVCAASYEARQFGVRSAMPALRAERLCPQAIFLPPDFPRYKAVSVAVREIFSRHTDLIEPLSLDEAYLDVTTNKSGLPTATKVASRIREAIRQELNLTASAGVAPNKFLAKIASDWRKPDGLFVIQPHEVVEFLRDLPIGRIPGVGKVTEQSLLQAGIRTVGDVRQKQLPELEAVFGRFGQRLFRLAQGIDHSPVVPNRIRKQISAEDTFPADIPLRETEEALRKLAKKVWAASSANARRARTIVLKLKTAQFETLTRSMTPLAMPSTEEELAMAALSLFDRVEVQQDSLFRLVGVGLSNFQDEEDPPLFQPLLEACSVETA
- a CDS encoding class IV adenylate cyclase; this translates as MSSAEIELKFAVLSVETLRAQLPALGLTLLTPRTFEQNTLYDTPDRALRERKQILRIRNYGGRWTLTYKRPPSEEHPLDTRFKLRYETETEVTDGPALGEVFEHLGYAPAFRYEKYREEWLHSGSGGHMVIDETPIGTWAELEGAPEWIDAMLAGLGIPDDGSITDSYGRLFLSWKEQTGHPAENLTFEEIALDPVAAI
- a CDS encoding L-threonylcarbamoyladenylate synthase, which codes for MNETKRFRETDADIAQAAEILRHGGTVALPTETVYGLGANAMDPSAVAKIFAAKERPNWDPLIVHVSDETMLHRVVREVSPAGQKLMDAFWPGPLTLLLPKSDAVPESVTAGRSLVGVRMPRHRVMLRVIREAGVPVAAPSANRFGRTSPTTAAHVLEDLDGRMDAIVDGGATEVGVESTVVDPSQSPMVVYRPGAVTLEMLQAATGIPAVLFDPPATQQQPESLPSPGVGIRHYAPRARLLLVKDEAALAETVKSLAPERVGVLLPAGWRPVGEVFHWGNTPEEMAQRLFAGMRELDARGVTVIVCPLPGEEGVGAALLDRLRKASRTS